The genomic DNA CAGCGTGAAGATTTATCCAGTGACAACTTAACTGAATACCTAATAGAAAGCCAATAAAATTTCAACCTAGCACAAGCTGCACTCCTGATTAAATAAGAAAAGATATGAATTTCGtgatcaaaataaaaaaaaatcatgcatcACATGTAAAGCAGAACTCCTTTACTGTTTTATCCCCTTTTGTCCCAAGTTGGTGCATGCATGAAACCGATAAATGTAAAATCAATGAGACAATCCATGTGAGGTTACTTGTCAAATTGGTACACATTTCTCATGCCATTGAGACATAAAGGCCACATAAAAATAGAAAGTAGCAGTCAACTATCAGTTGGGGTTGGGCAATCGGCATCCCACATAATGGATAGCAGCTGTCAAGTTGGAACATCTGCCGTAAAGAAAGAAAGCTGGTGGTAGGAGCAAAGAATGGGGTTCGCTACACGTGACCACCACGGGCCGGTGATGAGCAAGAAGCAAGcttttctctttccttttcagGGACGAGGGCAAGTGGAGTACAGTCATACAGATACAGTGGATGGGGATAGGGAAGAGGCTTGCGTTAAGcagttatctttttttttctcgaaaggATGTTAAGCAGTTATCTAAGGAAAGCCATTGACTAACATAGAAACGTCAGAGTCAGACCACAGCTGCCAGCTGGCACACAATCTCTCAAACCAGAACCGAAGTTATTGAGCGATGTGGAATGAGCTAACAGACACATTAGACGATACAGAGCAGAGCACACCACAGAGCTCACACGATACCTCACATGAATGATGAATCTCTTCTTACAGAAACACAGAAATTGCAGCTTTGACAATAATTTGGCATTTTTCATTCTGACGATAGAGAATAAAACGACGCAAAACAGCCTCAAAAATGATGTTAGTACAGTCGAGAAGCTTGATGAAAACAAGGGAAGAAGAAAAACTAGAAGCGCGCAAGTACAAGCAACGATCGTAATCATGACGAAGAAGCACACAGGAATTCCTCGTAAAAGTCCTAAACAGTTGGAGCGAACGTCAACCTTCGTAATGAATACTGAATACGGAGATCGTCAACAAAATCACCAAAGCTCGCGTTACGCCAGTAGCATTTCGATTCCAAATCACTAAATGCTAAGCAGAACTACCAACACATCCCAATTCCCGATCAACCCAGCGTTGACCGGagcgtttttttttcctttccattTCGATCGAAACCCCCAACCCCAATTCAGAAACGCTCGAAATCTCAGTCTCACCTTGGACGACgacgaagaggaggaggagctgcccCCGGACCTGGACCGCCGGAGCGCGCCCGACGGCGTGCTCGGCCCCGATccgcccgccgacgccgacgccaccgccaccgcggcaTCCCGCCGGCaaacgcccgcgcccgccgtcgCGCGCCGCACGCCTCCACCGCCCAACACGGGGGCGTGCGCGAAGAGGCGGAGGCCCAGCGCCTTCCTGACCTTCCTCCACGCGCCCTCCATCGTCGCCGCGACGCGCAAGCCTGCCAAACCGCCtcgtccctcctcctcctcccggccaACCGTCTTCCAGACTCCGCTGGGCGGGCGCGGGGGCTCTTAAACCGACCCGCCTACGGGCTACGGCGATCGCTGGAGGAGGATCCGGGGGACGGGAAGAGGCGGTGGGTTTTGGAGGGGAGCAGAGCCGACATGGGAGggagtggaggtggaggtggagcgtTTGGGGTGCGGCTTCCTGCTGCGTTTGGTTTGACTCGCCTCCCTCGTGCCCGCGGGAGGCAGTAGCGTCCAGGGAGGAGTAACGGAACCAGCTGGCTGGGGGTTTTGAATTAAGAGCGACGAGTGGGTTAGCGTGGTGGGCGGTGCCGGTGATGGGCCCAGCCTAGCTGGAACCCTGGGCCGGTTTACGCCGCCATCCTGGCCGTGGCCGGCCCGGTGAATTTTCTTTTCCCTCCGCAACCTCTCTCCCGTCAGAACCGGATCCTTAGAATTCTCATCCTTcctatctcaaaaaaaaaaaccgcaTCCTTCAAATGAAATCAAACTTTCCTCAAAAAAACCAAACAATTCAACCTATGAAAAGTCTGAGTGGAACGGCTAGCGTGGTAACCTGGCGAGATTGCTTGTGCTCTGCTGATGGCCAGCCACGCTCTCGTCTCAGCAGGCGAGTTCGTTCGCGCGCTCGTGGAAGCAACAGCAAGCAAGGAGTGCACGTGTCCCCGGTCAAACACGCCGGGAACTAGCCCCGGTGCTGACGGCATACGTCGGAAGCCCGGAATAGATTAGCTCGGCCTCGGCAGGTCTGTCATCTGCCACGCCCATTCGTCCCGAGTTCCCAACCACTCTTTACTGAACAAGAAGAGTATTGGGGCTGACAGGGAGGCCGCTCTCCCCTGCTCGTCAGTGGTCGCCCTGCCGACGCAGGACAaaaaatgggaagaaatcaggGTCGCCCAGCCAGGCAAGCGATTGAGAGATTTATGTTTCCTATCGTCGCGCCGGTGGTTGGGGATGCTCTTCGCCGCCGATATTATACGGGTGCGTGCTGGTGAGCGTATCCATCGGCGCTCCGCCGGGGAAGATACTCGAGAGCCGTTGGACTGTCCTGTTCCGGCCTGCTCGAGCTCGACAGCGCTGGCGGGTGAGCTGGGGGGTGAGCGCGGCTGCCGAAATTTTGATGGCGCGCGCCGCTCAGGTAGTCAGATGTCATCGTGCTTTTCAGGTGATAGCTTGCTCCCGTCTTTTCCCCGTTGAGCATCAACTTGAGATCTCAGGAAAAAACAACACTTGATATCTCACATCTCAGCTTGATCCGGCAGGCTGTGCAGAAGATATGGTATGCCACGCGAAGATTTGGACCTTATCGCGTTAAGAGACGCAGTGATGAACGTGGGAGCTGCAGGGTGATGCGCAAACTTCAAGCCCACAACTGGCAACACAAGTGCAGTATTCTCTTTGCTCGGTTCAGTTATGACAGTCTCAAGCCAGACATTAACATCAGATAGTTCTCATACCGGTCATGTATATAGATAGCGCATAAAGAACTATATTCGCAGCAAACagcttctttaaaataaatTCTCATCTAACCCCTTATCTCATTAGTGCTAGCAACAGGCATAGATACATAATTAAATGCGAAATCAGCACTGCAAAGTCAGGTATACCAACTGAAACATGTACCCAGGTCCCTCCGAAGTAGTATCTCTCTATTCTTACACATCAACTTAGTTTCAGCATGTAAAAACCCGAGTCACGGTACTGAATAACAATAGTCTTGCTTCAGAAAAACAGCAAGAGTCATACGTTCCAGTCACGTTATACAATTTTAGCATCTCTGCTAGCTAGGCATAATGCTAAACTATCAACTCTTCAGCCTCTGCTCAGTATCGATATAGCTCAACTAGCTACTCCATCTAACAGAACAAAAGGATGCCGGGCATTATATCTGTACAGTCTTATCATCAAACAACTCTGCCACCGATCTCAATGCACTGAGAAAGATTTAGTCCAACATGATGACTCAAAATAAGGTACAACACCTGAATAATGAATGTGACGGCATCTAACTATGATGAGAAACCACGTTGACTCTCACAACCAGGGCAATTGTGCAAGCTCTCATGAATGTAAATATCACAATCGAGGCAGAAGTGCTGGTTGCATTTTGGGCAGCGAACATGGAGGCTAGCCTGGCCATCTGCAAGGATATTGAGAAATAATTAATGAACCTGTAACTGGTACATGTAAGACACGTAATATTGAACAAAAAGTGTAAAATAAAATCACAAGAAAGGAAATATGGGAACTTCTGAAGTATAAATGGGTTAGGGAAAATTTGAACGTCCACATAATTCCTAGTTAAACCAATGGCTTTGCCCTCAATAATGCAGAAGCTATCACTTGTCTTTTTGAGACCATTGCAGAAACAATAACATGCTATGTGAACTATTGATCATAATTGGAGAAAGAATGTAAGGTTATTGTTTGGTAACTTCCAGGATCTGGTATGCCATTTTGTCTTTATAAACGTAGTATAATTGGTGGACAGGCTCCACTTAGAAGAGATAATAGTTAGAATAAGGGCAGGTATCGTTTTGCACAAATTTACAAAACACGGCTGTTTAGTACCATCAGAATATGTGCACACAAGATGGCAAGGGCATTAAAAGATATCTTTTGTAGTCTGAAAAAGTAGCAGACATTAGCATACCAGGGTTAAAAAGGTTCTGCTGACAGCCGAAACAGTTTTGTGCTCCCCTTTGGATTCTATTTGGGACAGAGGAAACGTCATCAAATGGTGCTACCGGGAAGAGATGATGATATGACCTTGCCAAGTGTGGAGAACTAACTAGTGTTAGGCCACAAGTTCGACACTCTGTTGGAAGCTCGCACACATTAACTTTGCATCTAGGACATATGTAACCTTCAGCCCCAGACTTTATCTTCTTGTGACAAGAGCAGATAGAGATAAGATCCTCAGCACCCCTCTGCGGAAAGCCCATCTTAATCAAATTAGCTGCGGCATATTCTACTATTGCAGGAGGTGGAGGGGCATGTTCCAGCAACAATTCTTTGAAATGAGACTGTCAAAAGAAAGAAATGTCATTAGCCATTCACATAAATTGAATAATCAAGGGTACAATCGTAAGCATGTTTCCGGCACCTCGTCTAGTGCAACCGTGTAGGATCCACCAGTCTCATCACAGAGATGTTTGCAAATGAAGATCTCTGCAGCAAGACCAATAACTGAACATCTGATTTTGGATTTCTTACATTTTTCTATGGTCTCCATGATATCACCAGGATCACATGTATTTAGGGCAGAATACAAAATTAAGACTTCCTTGTGACCATATGATGGTACTTGATCTAAATAACCATGGACAAGTTCTAGAGCATTCTGCAGAGATGAATCACCAGAACACTCAAGTTTTCCCATCAGAGCCTTAATTTGTGATTCTGGGCTCCCTCCAATGTCTGTCAGTCGATGAGAAATACCATCTTTAATTGTCACTAGGCCAACATGGCTCAAGGGATTCTGGTCAAAGAATTCTCTTATAAAAGCCTCAGCATGTTTTGCAACAACAGCCATTCGACTGGGACGATAATCCATCTCTGAAGCTGCCTACATGAGTAAATAACTATTTTGAGAATGTAACAATAATTTGCATTAGAACAAATCTTCACAAAAAGAAACAGTTGAGCACACCAATCTTCTAAAACTGAAATGTTTATGGAtgctaaagaaaaaaaaaacaaatgtcaTTGAGGTTGGAGCTATCTTCACTAGAAATGCATTTTCCTAAGAATGCCTAAAGCAAAGTGTATGTATAAAGCTTCATCAATCAGCAAAATATTCTTTCATTGTAGCTAATgctaaaggaaaaaaaatcaaatgtcATGGAGGTTGGAGATATCTCTTCACCAGAAATGCATTTTCCAAAGAATGCATGAATCAAAATGTACGTATCAAGCTTCGTCAGATCAGAAAAAATTCTCTCGCTCAAGCTAAAGCAGTATTGTTCCCTTCTCGACGAGAAATTGCAAAAATCGGACTCCAATCGTTGCGCTTCGCATATTTGCCATTCTAAACATTGTCATCGTAAAAATAGAACTCCAAACATCAACCACTTGATTATGCTGCCATTCGGTGTATtttccatcttttctcttttctttttcatttgtttAGGGTGTGAAATGTTCCTTATGACCCTCCTCAATTGTGCATAGACTTAGAACATGCTAGCCGACGCTGGCcgacgccgccatcgccggGGCAGGCACctggctggccgccgccgcccctggcagGCAGGCAAGCTGCCGCCCCTGCCTGGACAGGCAGGCAGGCCGCTGCAGCTGCCGCAGGCGCATGCCGgcaggctgcgccgccgccactcggTAGCACGAAAACAAAATTGTGCATATTATTTTTATGTAAAAAATATTCTGGACATTAAAATGAGCAAAAAAAAATCTGGGCAAAATCTGGGCACAATAAGAAACACAATAACCATGAGTTCATCTCGAAATTCCACGAATTTAGTTTAAACAAGTTTATCTCACACAACCATAAGAGGAAGCGATGCGTCTGCAGTCAAAACGAGACCCATGTACAGAGGGGCATAAGGGGCATATCACACCCTAAatacatgaaaaagaaaagagaaaagagggAAAATACACCAAATGGCAGTATAATCAAGTGGTTGATGTTTGGAGTTCTATTTTTACGATGTTTGGACACAACTATCCAGGATGAATATATAGATAAGGGGAAACGATTAAAAGGGGTCTGAtgaaagggaacatatctggtgcaaaccacaacttcgtgaaaacccgtgcaaatcACAGCAAAAAAATTGTCTAAATTCacccaaaaaatcacacatgtagatgatatgatgatatacaatcttgtaaaatactttgtccaaactcgatttcgtttgtgagatatagaaataacaaatttcaagccagaaagttgtccagatgatttgttagaaatttgttatttttatatctcacaaacaaagtcgagtttggacaagatattttacaagattgtgtatcatcatatcatctatatgtgtgatttttttggtgaatttagatgacttttttgccatggtttgcacgggttttcatgaaggctgtggtttgcactagatacgttccCCTGATGAAATGCTCATTCTTTTCACATATATCTAAGCTACATAATATAGACAAATCAGGGGGCAAACTAATATATATCAGAGATTTCAGATTATAACAGGATCCATCCAATACGGGACTCATTGGTACAAGGATTCCTATCTCAATGTACAAGAGCCAAAATAAGTATTGTGTCATAGCCATCCAATTGGTGGGTGATTCATGAACATGGATCAGAAACTCTCATAGTATCACCTTTAGGTAGCATTGGTTTCTAGAGTTAGTGGAAACTTCCTTGTTGATACCTGTGCCATAGGTACGATTATACGAATCACACTGGAGCCTAGAATTTCCCAAACACCGATCTACCATTCTAATTAACTGTTTCCTTGCATAAAACGATTGATCTCTCAAACTTAGTTTCTAATTAAGAATCTGAGATATCACAATAGCATGGTtagattttaaaaaaaatgacctCATATCTGCCAAATACAGTGTCACCCACAGCCCACCCCTAGGAATGCACGACCAAATAAGACAACTGACCCAGATAGGTCCCGATGCTGAACAAAAGGAACTAAACGAAACTGATGAGATAACTCGCATGCAAGGTTGTACAGACAAATGAACCAGGACAGTTCATGCAAACTTGCATCATATCCACAACAAATCAAAGGTTATAATTGAACCTACAAGCATATGAAACAAGTCGGCCGCACTATCCCAGTGCTCACCACTCCAATCCCAGTGCTTAAGTTCCATAGTCCGTAAGAGCTGCCACATCACTCATGGAACAAGAGATTGTACTCCACAAACCAGTGTGATATTGGCACGATTCGGCATCGCTACCACCCGATTGATCCCAAGCAACTAAGCCGACTAGCCGAACGACAGAGAGCATGAAGCAAAGAGGACCAACCCGGGAGAGGTCGATGACGATGTAGAGGTAGCGGATGAGCCCCTTCTGgatgcgggccgccgccgccgcggcagaccggagcaggaggcggcggcggtactGCGCGTGGACGAGGGTCTTGGTGTCGATGGGGCGGAGGAGGCCCGACTCGTCCTCCTGCAGCGCCTCCCACGAGCGGTCGTCCGCGTACGCGCGCTCCCACGCCTCCAGGACGCGGccctcgccgccctcctcctcctcgtcctcctcttcgTCGCCCGGGTtgcgacgccggccgccggaggTAGTGGAGGGCGCGTTgaagccgcccccgccgccgacgccgtacATGGCGCGGGGGTGgtggagcgacggcggcggcggcgaggagcaggagcggaacTGGAGGCGAGTCGGGACCAGGAGGAGATGGGCCAGTGTGGGTGCTTCTGGTTTGGGGCTCCTGGGCTTTGTTTTGGTTTAGGCCTTGTCCAATGGTACCAGCGACATCGCTGGATGAGGTGGAGGGAAGagacaataaaaaaataaaaaaaaactcctctcccctctcctcGGTATGTGCAGCTCCGTGAAATGTGCTCTCACAAAGTTTTGATTCATATGTCAGGAGCTAGCGAGGGAATAGTAGATAGCGACATCGTCGCCACCTCATCCGAGGCCGGCGACATCGTCGCCCTCTGGAGGAGGCCTTACAAGAGGAAAGCCCCTTACTGTCCCTTTCgacttttatattttttttcagaatCAGAACTGAGGAGTAGCAACGAATCAAAGATGCTTAT from Panicum virgatum strain AP13 chromosome 7N, P.virgatum_v5, whole genome shotgun sequence includes the following:
- the LOC120682555 gene encoding general transcription factor IIH subunit 2-like; its protein translation is MYGVGGGGGFNAPSTTSGGRRRNPGDEEEDEEEEGGEGRVLEAWERAYADDRSWEALQEDESGLLRPIDTKTLVHAQYRRRLLLRSAAAAAARIQKGLIRYLYIVIDLSRAASEMDYRPSRMAVVAKHAEAFIREFFDQNPLSHVGLVTIKDGISHRLTDIGGSPESQIKALMGKLECSGDSSLQNALELVHGYLDQVPSYGHKEVLILYSALNTCDPGDIMETIEKCKKSKIRCSVIGLAAEIFICKHLCDETGGSYTVALDESHFKELLLEHAPPPPAIVEYAAANLIKMGFPQRGAEDLISICSCHKKIKSGAEGYICPRCKVNVCELPTECRTCGLTLVSSPHLARSYHHLFPVAPFDDVSSVPNRIQRGAQNCFGCQQNLFNPDGQASLHVRCPKCNQHFCLDCDIYIHESLHNCPGCESQRGFSS